A single genomic interval of Borrelia hispanica CRI harbors:
- a CDS encoding coiled-coil domain-containing protein, with protein MDVAVTKEQLIDDNPINKSSIKSERVKKDYHNIPFDGQIISYYVLEEKFDLLQDRMMDNFHYLDDKINILKIDLSDKIDSVKNDLNAKIDKLDAKIDSVKNDLNAKIDKLDAKIDSVKNDLNAKIDSVKNDLNAKIDGVESRLNARMDKLDARMDKLDARMDKLDARMDKLDEKIEAVKSDVGQINSRLTFIESKLGFKGQLVSSLTVIATLAVSYFVVQMFVTLGKYLGIS; from the coding sequence ATGGATGTTGCTGTAACAAAGGAACAATTAATTGATGATAATCCAATAAATAAGAGTTCAATTAAATCTGAGAGAGTTAAAAAAGATTATCATAATATACCATTTGATGGTCAGATTATAAGTTATTATGTTCTTGAAGAGAAGTTTGATCTTCTTCAAGATAGAATGATGGATAATTTTCATTATTTGGATGATAAGATAAATATTCTTAAGATTGATTTAAGTGATAAGATAGATTCTGTTAAGAATGATTTAAATGCAAAGATAGATAAACTAGATGCAAAGATAGATTCTGTTAAGAATGATTTAAATGCAAAGATAGATAAACTAGATGCAAAGATAGATTCTGTTAAGAATGATTTAAATGCAAAGATAGATTCTGTTAAGAATGATTTAAATGCAAAGATAGATGGAGTTGAGAGTAGACTTAATGCTAGAATGGATAAACTAGATGCTAGAATGGATAAACTAGATGCTAGAATGGATAAACTAGATGCTAGAATGGATAAATTAGATGAAAAGATAGAGGCTGTTAAGAGTGATGTAGGACAAATTAATTCTAGATTAACTTTTATTGAAAGTAAGTTAGGATTTAAGGGCCAATTGGTTTCGTCTTTGACAGTTATTGCTACACTTGCTGTTTCATATTTTGTAGTACAAATGTTTGTGACTTTAGGAAAGTATTTAGGAATTTCATAG
- a CDS encoding RNA-guided endonuclease TnpB family protein: protein MGANKAYKYRIYPNTNQKKYFSKVFGCVRFLYNKMLSDKKDYYEKNKKSISVNPSNYKNEFPFLKEVDSLALCSAWIDLNFAYSNFFREIKKGNRTQGFPKYKSKKNRQTFRTNNQKNSIRIENDYIKLPKIGFVKLALHRKIKSNEVIKNVVVEKDTDDKYYISVAVECLDVKNNDKTKFNKKEIVGIDMSMRHFLVSSEGEKINHPKYLLKNERKLKKCQRKLSKKQKGSRNRAKSRLRVAKLHRKISNQRKDFLHKLSYYFVANYKNIVIESLSIKSMQKGMFGKSVNDLGWHEFVRQLSYKSEWYGAYLHKVDRYFPSSKLCNNCGIKNTTLKLSDIRWSCRSCNTLHDRDINAALNLKAYYYKEIKAKAGTA from the coding sequence ATGGGTGCTAATAAAGCTTATAAGTACAGAATATATCCTAACACTAATCAAAAGAAATACTTTTCAAAAGTATTTGGATGCGTAAGATTTTTGTATAACAAAATGTTAAGTGATAAGAAAGACTATTATGAAAAGAATAAGAAAAGTATTAGCGTTAATCCAAGTAATTATAAAAATGAATTTCCATTTTTAAAGGAAGTTGATAGTTTAGCTCTTTGTAGCGCATGGATTGATTTAAATTTTGCGTATAGTAATTTTTTTAGAGAAATTAAAAAAGGAAATAGAACACAAGGATTTCCTAAATATAAAAGTAAGAAAAATAGACAAACCTTTAGAACTAATAATCAAAAAAACTCAATAAGAATAGAAAATGATTATATAAAGCTACCTAAAATAGGATTTGTAAAATTGGCTCTACATAGGAAAATTAAAAGCAATGAAGTTATTAAAAATGTAGTAGTAGAAAAAGATACTGATGATAAATATTACATTTCAGTAGCAGTTGAGTGCTTAGATGTTAAAAATAACGATAAAACTAAATTCAATAAAAAAGAGATAGTTGGTATTGATATGAGTATGAGGCATTTTCTAGTAAGTAGTGAAGGTGAGAAAATCAATCATCCTAAATATTTACTAAAAAATGAACGTAAACTTAAGAAATGCCAAAGAAAACTATCAAAAAAACAAAAGGGCTCTAGGAATAGAGCTAAATCTAGATTAAGAGTTGCCAAGTTGCATAGGAAAATTTCAAATCAAAGAAAAGATTTTTTACATAAATTATCTTATTATTTTGTAGCTAATTATAAAAATATAGTAATAGAAAGCCTATCAATTAAAAGTATGCAAAAAGGAATGTTTGGCAAAAGTGTTAATGATTTAGGATGGCATGAGTTTGTAAGACAATTATCGTATAAATCAGAGTGGTACGGAGCCTATTTACATAAAGTTGATAGATATTTTCCATCAAGCAAGCTATGCAACAATTGCGGTATTAAAAATACAACTCTAAAATTAAGTGATATTAGGTGGAGTTGTAGGAGTTGTAACACTTTGCACGATAGAGATATAAATGCAGCTCTAAATCTTAAAGCTTATTATTATAAGGAAATAAAAGCTAAGGCAGGAACTGCCTGA
- a CDS encoding BTA121 domain-containing protein surface lipoprotein — protein MKKMIKITVILCSLISCNTQGNKPTNITNFSSMMLNIKAKTTTKKLNFDANEALIFLINVLTDNTIANNIKTYTDERINEFIIHFNSQQINEMVTNIIKVLKIKKNIKDNIKIINDNNNNIPANLKMSLTKKLNDKLEEEINNYKIAIRIAADHESFDISKINIQNIPITNIIEIKDEAKRAVDAQNEIINTNAKAIKAKLDPSAKEALKLITKTLKDTTINTNNTIYTDTQINKFINYLKEQQIKEMVANTVKVLEEIENAKANIKILHDYKQQKAELSKQLEEEINNYKIAIRKAADHESFDIAKINIQNTPITKIIEIKDEAKRAVDVQNTITAYLPDNNEKYAYALIYLTKILPEGNDYTYDKFNSFILNIGLDKTKDMLTHLAKEFFNISNTENNVISYINDTSQKSKLNDDLQEAHKDLQKSMRTAFSNGTIPLDTIKQNFKNISFHKFVEIKAQAEQILKNQSP, from the coding sequence ATGAAAAAAATGATTAAAATAACAGTTATTTTATGTTCACTTATAAGCTGTAATACACAAGGAAATAAACCAACCAATATAACTAACTTCAGTTCAATGATGCTAAACATAAAAGCCAAAACAACAACAAAAAAACTCAATTTTGATGCAAATGAAGCATTAATTTTTTTAATAAATGTCTTAACAGACAATACTATAGCCAACAATATCAAAACTTATACAGATGAAAGAATTAATGAGTTTATAATACATTTTAACTCACAACAAATTAATGAAATGGTTACAAACATTATAAAAGTATTAAAAATCAAAAAAAATATAAAAGACAATATCAAAATAATAAATGATAATAATAACAATATACCAGCAAATCTCAAAATGTCATTAACAAAAAAATTAAATGACAAATTAGAAGAAGAAATAAATAATTACAAAATAGCTATTAGAATAGCTGCTGATCATGAGTCTTTTGATATTTCAAAAATCAATATTCAAAATATACCTATCACTAATATTATAGAAATAAAAGATGAAGCAAAAAGGGCTGTTGATGCTCAAAATGAAATTATCAACACGAATGCAAAAGCTATAAAAGCAAAGTTAGATCCTAGCGCAAAAGAAGCATTAAAGCTTATAACAAAAACTCTAAAAGATACAACTATAAACACAAATAACACAATCTATACAGATACTCAAATTAATAAATTTATAAACTATTTAAAAGAGCAACAAATTAAAGAAATGGTCGCAAATACTGTAAAAGTATTAGAAGAGATAGAAAATGCAAAAGCCAACATCAAAATACTACATGACTATAAACAACAGAAAGCTGAATTAAGTAAGCAATTAGAAGAAGAAATAAATAATTATAAAATAGCTATTAGAAAAGCTGCTGATCACGAATCTTTTGATATTGCAAAAATCAACATTCAAAACACACCTATCACCAAGATTATAGAAATAAAAGATGAAGCAAAACGAGCTGTTGATGTTCAAAATACAATAACAGCATATCTTCCTGACAATAATGAAAAGTATGCATATGCATTAATTTATTTAACCAAAATTTTGCCAGAAGGAAATGATTACACATATGATAAGTTTAACAGCTTTATATTAAATATAGGTTTAGATAAAACTAAAGATATGCTTACACATCTTGCAAAAGAATTTTTCAACATATCCAATACAGAAAACAATGTTATAAGTTATATTAATGATACTTCACAAAAATCTAAATTAAATGATGATCTACAAGAAGCCCACAAAGATCTACAAAAATCAATGAGAACAGCTTTTAGCAACGGTACAATTCCTTTGGACACTATTAAACAAAACTTTAAAAATATCTCTTTTCACAAATTTGTAGAAATAAAAGCTCAAGCAGAACAAATACTCAAAAATCAATCTCCATAA
- a CDS encoding BTA121 domain-containing protein surface lipoprotein, with amino-acid sequence MQKWLKSIVILCSLISCNTQGNKPSNKTHFNSMMLNSKTKTKEKLNLDANEALIFLINVLTDNTVANNIKIYTDERINEFIIHFNSQQINEMVTNIIKLLEIKKNIKDNIKILNDDYDNMATPIKMSLTKKLNDKLEEEINNYKIAIKIAADHDSFDIAKINIQNIPITNIIEIKDKVKQTVNVQNTIAAHLPSNHEQNAFHYLQYHLTKENTTDQHDNFNKLILYLNLDETRDMLTNITEELINKQDVLNYISQIHSDITKTELNNEIDDADTNLQNLLIKTVSNNTLSFDDIKQKIKNIVPSKFSKIKSKAKQAIENQNSIMINMHTGDIKANLDPKEREALKFITETLQDINRAEYNTTYTDNKINKFINYLGEQQIKEMVANTVKALEEIENSKNNIDILYYDKHYANESRDRLKEAINNYKIAIRRAADYDSFDVAKINIQNTPITKIIEIKDESKRAVDVQNIIKNLPGNYWGYYYVITYLKEIFPERNTHTHDTFNKFILNIHVDKAKYLITHLSKEFSKIENIKGIITHIKDTVKKSKLNDDLQEALKDLQKSIRIAFGNGTLPLDTIKQNFKNVHFHKFTEIHAQAKKL; translated from the coding sequence ATGCAAAAATGGTTAAAGTCAATAGTTATTTTATGTTCACTTATAAGCTGTAATACACAAGGAAATAAACCATCTAATAAAACTCACTTCAATTCAATGATGCTAAACTCAAAAACTAAAACAAAAGAAAAACTTAATCTTGATGCAAATGAAGCATTAATTTTTTTAATAAATGTTTTAACAGACAATACTGTAGCCAATAATATCAAAATTTATACAGATGAAAGAATTAATGAGTTTATAATACATTTTAACTCACAACAAATTAATGAAATGGTTACAAACATTATCAAACTATTAGAAATCAAAAAAAACATAAAAGACAATATCAAAATACTAAATGATGATTATGACAATATGGCAACACCTATCAAAATGTCATTAACAAAAAAATTAAATGACAAATTAGAAGAAGAAATAAATAATTACAAAATAGCTATTAAAATAGCTGCTGATCATGACTCTTTTGACATTGCAAAAATCAACATCCAAAATATACCTATCACTAATATTATAGAAATAAAAGATAAAGTAAAACAAACTGTTAATGTTCAAAATACAATAGCAGCACATCTCCCTAGTAATCATGAACAAAATGCATTTCATTACTTACAATACCACTTAACAAAAGAAAACACTACTGATCAACATGACAATTTTAATAAACTTATATTATACCTAAACCTAGATGAAACTAGAGACATGCTTACAAACATAACAGAAGAACTTATCAACAAACAAGACGTATTAAACTACATTTCTCAAATACATTCTGATATAACAAAAACTGAACTTAATAATGAAATAGACGATGCAGACACAAATTTACAAAACTTACTTATTAAAACTGTTAGCAATAATACACTCTCCTTTGATGATATTAAACAAAAAATTAAAAACATAGTCCCTAGTAAATTTTCAAAAATTAAAAGCAAAGCAAAACAGGCTATTGAAAATCAAAATTCAATTATGATCAACATGCATACAGGAGATATAAAAGCCAATCTAGATCCCAAAGAAAGAGAGGCATTAAAGTTTATAACAGAAACTCTACAAGATATAAATAGAGCTGAATATAACACAACTTATACAGATAATAAAATTAATAAATTTATAAACTATTTAGGAGAGCAACAAATTAAAGAAATGGTCGCAAATACTGTAAAAGCATTAGAAGAGATAGAAAATTCAAAAAATAACATCGATATATTATATTACGATAAACACTATGCAAATGAATCAAGAGATCGACTCAAAGAAGCAATAAATAATTACAAAATAGCTATCAGAAGAGCTGCTGATTATGACTCCTTTGATGTTGCGAAAATCAATATTCAAAACACACCTATCACCAAGATTATAGAAATCAAAGATGAATCAAAACGAGCTGTTGATGTTCAAAATATAATAAAAAATCTTCCTGGCAATTATTGGGGATATTATTATGTAATAACTTACTTAAAAGAAATTTTTCCAGAAAGAAACACTCACACACATGATACATTTAACAAATTTATATTAAATATACATGTAGATAAAGCTAAATACCTCATTACACATCTTTCAAAAGAATTTTCTAAGATAGAAAATATAAAAGGAATAATTACTCATATTAAGGATACTGTAAAAAAATCTAAATTAAATGATGATCTACAAGAAGCCCTAAAAGATTTACAAAAATCAATTAGAATAGCTTTTGGTAACGGTACACTTCCTTTGGACACTATTAAACAAAACTTTAAAAATGTCCATTTTCACAAATTTACAGAAATCCATGCCCAAGCAAAAAAATTATAA
- a CDS encoding BTA121 domain-containing protein surface lipoprotein, which translates to MQKWLKSIIILCSLISCNTQGNKPTNITNFSSMMLNIKAKTTTKKLNFDANEALIFLINVLTDNTIANNIKIYTNEKINAFILYLTPQQMNEMTKNIIKVLESKKIIKDNIKILNDDNHMPTHTKISLINQLNDKLEEEINNYTIAIKRAADYDSFDVAKINIQNIPITKIIEIKDESKSAVDLKNEITLITNAQIIRNDLDPKVRNALWFIETTLEDTTINTNNTIYTRNKLAKFINHLREQQIKEMVANTVKALDAKEKAIINIKMIVHMSQKNHSYELSHKLEEEINNYKIAIKRAANHESFNTVKINIQNLPITNITEIKDETKRAIDVQNTITAHLPGPDWQYEDAIFYLKEIFSEGNAYTYDTFNRFILNIHVDKAKYLITHFTKEFNNIDDTENLIRHIKNTSQRSKLKFALQKVFNDLQQSMRIAFGNGTLPLDTIKQNFKNIHFHKFEEIKAHAKQILKNQSP; encoded by the coding sequence ATGCAAAAATGGTTAAAGTCAATAATTATTTTATGTTCACTTATAAGCTGTAATACACAAGGAAATAAACCAACCAATATAACTAACTTCAGTTCAATGATGCTAAACATAAAAGCCAAAACAACAACAAAAAAACTCAATTTTGATGCAAATGAAGCATTAATTTTTTTAATAAATGTTTTAACAGACAATACTATAGCCAACAATATCAAAATTTATACAAATGAAAAAATTAATGCATTTATACTGTATCTTACCCCACAACAAATGAACGAAATGACTAAAAATATAATAAAAGTACTAGAAAGCAAAAAAATTATAAAAGACAATATCAAAATACTAAATGATGATAACCATATGCCAACACATACCAAAATATCATTAATAAATCAATTAAATGACAAATTAGAAGAAGAAATAAACAATTACACAATAGCTATTAAAAGAGCTGCTGATTATGACTCTTTTGATGTTGCAAAAATCAACATTCAAAACATACCTATCACTAAAATTATAGAAATCAAAGATGAATCAAAAAGCGCTGTTGATTTAAAAAATGAAATTACACTGATCACAAATGCACAAATTATAAGAAACGATCTAGATCCCAAAGTAAGAAATGCATTATGGTTTATAGAAACAACACTAGAAGATACAACTATAAACACAAATAACACAATCTATACACGTAATAAACTTGCTAAATTTATAAACCATTTAAGAGAGCAACAAATTAAAGAAATGGTCGCAAATACTGTAAAAGCATTAGACGCAAAAGAAAAGGCAATAATAAATATTAAAATGATTGTCCATATGAGCCAGAAAAATCACTCTTATGAATTATCTCACAAATTAGAAGAAGAAATAAATAATTACAAAATAGCTATTAAAAGAGCTGCTAATCATGAGTCTTTTAATACTGTAAAAATCAATATTCAAAACTTACCTATCACCAACATTACAGAAATAAAAGATGAAACAAAACGCGCTATTGATGTTCAAAATACAATAACAGCACATCTTCCTGGCCCTGATTGGCAATATGAAGATGCAATATTTTACTTAAAGGAAATTTTTTCAGAAGGAAACGCTTACACATATGATACATTTAACAGATTTATATTAAATATACACGTAGATAAAGCTAAATACCTGATTACACATTTTACAAAAGAATTTAATAATATAGACGATACAGAAAATCTAATTCGCCATATTAAAAATACTTCACAAAGATCTAAATTAAAATTTGCTCTACAAAAAGTCTTCAACGATCTACAACAATCAATGAGAATAGCTTTTGGCAATGGTACACTTCCTTTAGATACTATTAAACAAAACTTCAAAAATATCCATTTTCACAAATTTGAAGAAATAAAAGCTCACGCAAAACAAATACTCAAAAATCAATCTCCATAA